In a single window of the Chondrocystis sp. NIES-4102 genome:
- a CDS encoding putative polysaccharide pyruvyl transferase produces MSPTRAVLCGYYGMGNAGDEALLVSLLQMLPTSIEAIVLSGDPQTTEKQYGVISYQRKSSLAIIKALNQAEIFIWGGGSLMQDSTSIASPIYYAGLMALAQKKGLKTIAWAQGIGPLTKPLTRWLTKQVLLGCDAITVRDNASAELLNSWQLEHLIAPDPVWALKSKPVAQLDEINISQVAVILRSHPLLTTQRLKVLIKALQDFQQQTQSFLLLIPFQPRQDMAIAQTIAEQLNQNYQVLSLSDPQELMGLFKQVKMAIGMRLHSLIMAAAANCHCFALSYDPKVSQLMKDLDLPGYELTDLPLDPQIISSNWIREYNYGQPLNKIEIQSLRDEALIHQQLLRKVIVNDD; encoded by the coding sequence AGAGCAGTATTATGTGGCTATTATGGCATGGGAAACGCAGGGGACGAAGCCTTATTAGTCTCTCTGTTGCAAATGCTGCCGACATCAATTGAAGCGATCGTCTTATCGGGTGATCCTCAAACTACCGAAAAACAATATGGAGTCATTAGCTATCAGCGCAAATCTAGTTTAGCAATTATCAAAGCCTTAAACCAAGCAGAAATATTTATCTGGGGTGGTGGAAGTTTAATGCAGGATAGCACAAGTATTGCTAGTCCAATATACTATGCTGGGTTGATGGCTTTAGCTCAAAAAAAAGGTTTAAAAACGATCGCCTGGGCGCAGGGAATAGGGCCCCTAACAAAACCTCTAACTCGTTGGTTAACAAAACAGGTATTATTAGGATGTGATGCTATTACTGTTAGAGATAACGCTTCAGCAGAATTATTAAATAGTTGGCAATTAGAACATTTAATTGCACCTGATCCAGTTTGGGCATTAAAAAGTAAACCCGTAGCTCAATTAGATGAAATTAATATATCTCAGGTGGCGGTAATTTTGCGATCGCATCCCCTACTTACTACCCAACGTTTAAAAGTTTTAATTAAGGCTTTACAAGATTTTCAACAACAAACCCAAAGCTTTTTACTACTAATTCCTTTTCAACCACGTCAAGATATGGCGATCGCCCAAACCATAGCGGAGCAATTAAACCAAAATTATCAAGTTTTATCCCTCAGTGATCCACAAGAATTAATGGGACTATTTAAACAAGTTAAAATGGCGATCGGGATGCGCCTACATAGTTTAATTATGGCAGCAGCAGCAAATTGTCATTGTTTTGCACTGAGTTACGATCCTAAAGTAAGTCAGTTAATGAAAGATCTAGATTTACCAGGATATGAATTAACAGATCTACCATTAGATCCACAAATAATTAGTAGTAATTGGATAAGAGAATATAATTACGGACAACCTTTAAATAAAATTGAAATTCAATCTTTGAGGGATGAAGCCCTAATTCATCAACAACTATTAAGAAAAGTCATCGTAAATGATGATTAA